A genomic region of Eucalyptus grandis isolate ANBG69807.140 chromosome 5, ASM1654582v1, whole genome shotgun sequence contains the following coding sequences:
- the LOC104431025 gene encoding bidirectional sugar transporter SWEET1-like, translating to MDILRFSCGILATAFHIPISALFSVFRFRPLSSLHLFSALMSHAFPVSNIGNAVGLFLFLAPMTTFKRIVRRRSTEQFSGIPYIVTLLSCSLSTWYGLPFVSPDNLLVLIISGIGVVIELTYVWIFITYAPKKESQKIMGLSGLALILVLTFAFVSLFALHGKTRKLFCGIMLDIFSILTYASPLSVMMLVIKTKSVEFMPFLLSLSSFLCGIFWLAYGLLSQDPFLIVSNGLGTGLGIAQLILYAMYGKNQSQTKKRG from the exons ATGGACATTCTCCGTTTCTCGTGCGGCATTCTCGCTACCGCGTTTCACATTCCAATTTCTGCATTATTTTCTGTCTTTCGATTCCGTCCTCTTTCGTCACTTCACTTGTTCTCAGCTTTAATGTCGCACGCTTTCCCTGTTTCCAATATAGGAAATGCAGTCGGTCTGTTCCTTTTCTTGGCGCCTAT GACCACGTTCAAGAGGATCGTGAGGAGGCGGTCAACGGAGCAGTTCTCAGGCATCCCTTACATAGTAACTCTTCTTAGTTGCAGCCTCTCCACTTG GTATGGACTACCATTCGTATCTCCGGACAACCTTCTGGTATTAATCATTAGTGGCATAGGAGTTGTGATTGAGCTCACGTATGTTTGGATCTTCATCACATACGCACCAAAGAAGGAGAGTCAAAAGATCATGGGACTCTCTGGTCTTGCTCTGATTCTTGTCTTAACATTTGCCTTTGTCTCCCTCTTCGCCCTGCATGGCAAGACCCGGAAACTCTTCTGTGGCATCATGCTCGACATTTTCTCTATCCTTACGTATGCTTCACCTCTATCAGTCATG ATGTTGGTGATTAAGACGAAGAGCGTGGAGTTCATGCCTTTTTTGTTATCGTTGTCCTCCTTCTTATGCGGCATCTTTTGGCTCGCATATGGCCTTCTTAGTCAGGACCCCTTTCTCATC GTGTCCAATGGACTGGGGACTGGACTAGGGATTGCCCAACTGATCTTGTATGCAATGTATGGCAAGAACCAGAGTCAAACAAAAAAACGAGGTTAG
- the LOC120293237 gene encoding bidirectional sugar transporter SWEET1-like, with the protein MDILRFLCGILGNVVSLLLFLAPMTTFRRIIRNQSTEQFSGVPYVVTLLSCSLYTWYGLPFMSPDNLLLLIISVIGVVIELTYVWIFITYAPKKERAKIMVLSGLALILILTFALVSLFALHSKTRKLFCGIMLDIFSTITYASPLSIMMLVIKTKSAEFMPFLLSLLFFLCGIFWLAYGLLNRDPFLIVPNGLGTGLGIAQLILYAKYRKNQSHTKKRG; encoded by the exons ATGGACATTCTCCGTTTCTTGTGCGGCATTCTTG GTAATGTAGTCAGTCTGCTCCTTTTCTTGGCACCTAT GACCACGTTCAGGAGGATCATAAGGAACCAGTCAACAGAGCAGTTCTCAGGCGTCCCTTACGTGGTAACTCTTCTTAGCTGCAGCCTCTACACCTG GTATGGACTACCGTTCATGTCACCGGACAACCTTCTGCTTTTGATCATTAGCGTCATAGGTGTTGTGATTGAGCTCACGTACGTTTGGATCTTCATCACGTACGCACCAAAGAAGGAGAGGGCGAAGATCATGGTACTCTCTGGTCTTGCTCTGATTCTTATCTTAACATTTGCCCTTGTCTCCCTCTTCGCCCTGCACAGCAAGACCCGGAAACTCTTCTGCGGCATCATGCTTGACATTTTCTCTACTATTACGTATGCTTCACCTCTATCGATCATG ATGTTGGTGATCAAGACGAAGAGTGCAGAATTCATGCCTTTTTTGTTATCGCTGCTCTTTTTCTTATGCGGCATCTTTTGGCTCGCATATGGCCTTCTTAATCGGGACCCCTTTCTCATC GTGCCTAATGGATTGGGGACTGGACTTGGGATTGCGCAATTGATCTTGTATGCTAAGTACCGCAAGAACCAGAGTCATACAAAAAAACGAGGTTAG